In Erigeron canadensis isolate Cc75 chromosome 7, C_canadensis_v1, whole genome shotgun sequence, one DNA window encodes the following:
- the LOC122607327 gene encoding protein MICRORCHIDIA 6-like, with amino-acid sequence MDANAVKLEPDLDGISDQVKQPSRGRTSILDQEQSAVDDADLCSSSPVCEAPIIRQFWKAGAYDTEFTPKSATQSGSTYLHIHPRFLHSNATSHKWVFGAVAELIDNAVDEIQYGATYVYVDKTSNPRNGTSALLIQDDGNGMDPQAMRRCLSFGFSDKSSISAIGKYGNGFKTSSMRLGADVIVFSRSFTDRKMTQSIGLLSYTFLTREGYDRIVVPMVHYEFNYATGSFDFLESDNSNLNLSMLLQWSPYSTQQKLLEQFEDIGPHGTKVIVYNLWLDEDGDMELDFDSEPEDIRITRVALVKINDASRQEASERHIANQLHYSLRAYLSILYLKLPETFAIVLRGKTILYHNVATDLKYPEYIMYRSPKGPVVTTVGFIKEAPLVNVHGFNVYHKNRLILPYCPAVRFARNRGRGVVGVLEANFIEPTHDKQDFEKTSTFQKLMYRLKEMTWEYWDYHCGLLGYHIYKKPRPPSAPGASNFMYQHGTEQNVSSKKTAAGGSTRKPPTITNINSKAAFESKSLPKPVESIIPRGFQGEGSNLKRKSSFQPTILKLEPQMEVDSNKGVNQPGLVSSDGAAQVITDNRKLRAQCAEYEMAEEQLNLKVMHLKTELGKAQEEYAHVLAELHDLEN; translated from the exons ATGGATGCTAATGCTGTTAAGTTGGAACCTGATTTAGATGGAATATCAGATCAAGTAAAACAGCCATCCAGGGGTAGAACCAGCATCTTGGATCAAGAACAGTCAGCGGTTGATGATGCAGACCTTTGTTCATCATCACCAGTTTGTGAAGCACCTATAATTCGGCAGTTCTGGAAAGCTGGAGCTTACGATACCGAGTTTACTCCTAAATCTGCAACTCAAT CTGGTTCGACTTATCTACACATACACCCGAGATTTCTTCACTCAAATGCTACTTCTCACAAATGGGTTTTTGGTG CTGTAGCAGAGCTTATTGACAATGCTGTGGACGAG ATACAATATGGAGCCACCTATGTATATGTAGATAAGACCTCAAATCCAAGAAATGGAACTTCAGCATTGTTAATTCAAG ATGATGGAAATGGAATGGATCCACAAGCAATGCGCCGCTGTCTGAGTTTTGGATTTTCTGATAAGTCGTCAATATCAGCGATTGGAAAGT ATGGAAATGGCTTTAAGACGAGTTCTATGAGGCTTGGAGCTGATGTCATAGTTTTCAGCCGCAGCTTTACGGACAG GAAAATGACCCAAAGCATTGGACTTCTATCATATACATTTTTGACTCGAGAGGGCTATGACAGAATAGTAGTTCCAATG GTCCACTATGAGTTCAACTACGCAACGGGATCTTTTGATTTCCTGGAATCAGATAACTCCAATTTAAATCTTTCCATGCTGTTGCAATGGTCACCATATTCAACACAACAGAAACTATTAGAGCAA TTTGAAGACATTGGTCCTCATGGCACGAAAGTTATCGTATACAATTTATGGCTTGATGAGGACGGGGATATGGAGCTTGATTTTGATTCTGAACCTGAG GATATTCGTATTACCCGGGTTGCACTTGTCAAAATAAATGATGCTTCTCGCCAAGAAGCAAGTGAACGACATATTGCCAATCAACTCCATTATTCTCTCCGT GCATACTTATCCATTTTGTACTTAAAGTTACCTGAAACATTTGCAATAGTATTGCGTGGGAAAACCATCCTTTATCATAATGTCGCTACAGACTTGAAGTACCCAGAATATATCATGTATAGAAGTCCCAAg GGTCCCGTAGTTACAACGGTTGGATTTATCAAAGAGGCTCCACTTGTCAATGTCCACGGATTTAATGTCTACCACAAAAATCGTCTGATTCTG CCATATTGCCCTGCGGTTAGGTTTGCTCGAAATAGAGGGAGAGGCGTAGTTG GCGTTCTTGAAGCAAATTTTATCGAGCCTACTCATGACAAGCAAGATTTTGAGAAGACCTCTACTTTCCAAAAACTTATGTATCGCTTGAAAGAAATGACATGGGAGTATTG GGATTACCATTGTGGACTGCTTggctatcatatatataaaaagccGCGGCCCCCATCAGCCCCGGGTGCCTCTAATTTTATGTATCAGCATGGTACAGAACAAAATGTTTCCTCAAAGAAAACTGCTGCTGGTGGTTCAACTAGAAAACCACCAACGATAACCAACATAAATAGCAAGGCTGCTTTTGAATCAAAATCATTGCCAAAACCAGTAGAATCTATCATACCTAGAGGTTTTCAAGGTG aagGGTCAAACTTGAAGAGGAAATCAAGTTTTCAACCTACGATACTCAAATTAGAGCCTCAGATGGAGGTTGACTCTAACAAAGGAGTTAATCAG CCTGGTTTGGTCAGTTCAGATGGAGCAGCACAGGTGATTACAGATAACAGAAAGCTTCGAGCCCA ATGTGCTGAATATGAGATGGCAGAAGAACAACTTAATCTCAAG GTGATGCATCTTAAAACGGAACTAGGAAAAGCCCAAGAAGAGTATGCTCATGTTTTGGCTGAATTGCATGACTTGGAGAACTGA